From Bacillus pumilus, one genomic window encodes:
- a CDS encoding DctP family TRAP transporter solute-binding subunit, which yields MKNLLAYTLLLIIGFVTALYFGFYHMMPKSATTFDDEQTGLKDQLVFKFSHVVADNTPKGLAAKKFAELVHEKSDGKISIQIFSNGSLYSDIEEINALKENQVQFIAPSTSKLGMLSPEWLALDLPFAFSNYDAVQEGLHGAIGQRLFGTLQKDGLKGMAYWTNGFKQITSNKGPIKQPGDLKNQSLRIMQSDMIEKQFKLLGAKPYQESFNSTFQLLETKKVDGEENTISNIYSKKFYHIQDYMTISNHGYLGYVVLTDQSFFERQTPETKRILLEAMEETTAWNEKHAEQMNKDQLEDIKRESPIAIHELTPAERQKWVKALDPLYEEAEKTIGSTLIKQIRELRARYEHSPIHAFQDEDETK from the coding sequence ATGAAGAATTTACTCGCCTATACACTATTGCTCATAATCGGTTTTGTAACCGCTTTATACTTTGGTTTTTATCATATGATGCCAAAATCAGCGACGACCTTTGATGATGAACAGACAGGGCTGAAGGATCAGCTTGTGTTCAAATTTAGCCATGTCGTGGCAGATAATACACCAAAAGGACTTGCCGCAAAGAAATTTGCTGAGCTTGTGCACGAAAAATCTGATGGGAAGATCAGCATTCAAATTTTCTCCAACGGGAGTCTTTATTCTGATATAGAAGAAATTAATGCACTCAAAGAGAATCAAGTTCAATTTATTGCCCCGTCTACCTCGAAGCTCGGCATGCTGTCCCCTGAGTGGCTGGCTCTTGACCTTCCCTTTGCTTTTTCTAATTATGATGCGGTTCAAGAAGGCCTACACGGTGCAATTGGACAAAGATTGTTTGGCACCCTGCAAAAAGACGGGCTAAAGGGAATGGCCTATTGGACAAATGGCTTTAAGCAAATCACCTCTAATAAAGGTCCAATCAAACAGCCTGGTGATTTAAAAAACCAATCTCTCCGCATTATGCAAAGCGATATGATTGAAAAACAATTCAAACTTCTTGGCGCAAAGCCCTATCAGGAATCGTTTAATTCAACGTTCCAGCTATTAGAGACAAAAAAAGTAGACGGTGAAGAAAATACCATTTCAAATATTTATTCAAAAAAATTCTATCATATACAAGACTATATGACGATCAGTAATCACGGGTATTTGGGCTATGTGGTCTTAACAGATCAATCCTTCTTTGAACGCCAGACACCTGAAACGAAACGAATTTTACTTGAAGCCATGGAAGAAACAACAGCTTGGAATGAAAAACATGCAGAACAGATGAACAAAGATCAGCTGGAGGACATTAAACGGGAATCGCCGATTGCCATTCATGAATTGACGCCAGCAGAAAGACAAAAATGGGTGAAAGCCCTCGATCCTTTGTATGAGGAAGCCGAAAAAACCATTGGTTCCACCCTAATCAAACAGATTCGCGAGCTGCGTGCGCGTTATGAACATTCTCCTATCCATGCTTTTCAAGATGAGGATGAGACCAAATAA
- a CDS encoding ATP-binding protein — MMRNRLKLQQLSIRWKLTILTYFVVIFALLIGGIVLVGGIQQTEERELRKRLMNTARTVAEMNEVKQALADQTKERNRLQHAIEEIRIIQDADYIVVMDMDHVRLTHPVKTRIGQRSEGTDEEPAFAEHIYFSEAEGELGTAIRAFYPVKDDQFNQTGVVLVGRTLPSMIDILGEMKRDILMILLLTLSFGLVGSFLLARHIKQQMFKLEPHEIVRMLEERTATFHSINEGVIAIDNQHMITIFNEKAKQIFGVTGDVVGRNIWDVLSDTRLPEIIDRAEPVYNEEIHMSGKRIMSSRIPIVMKKKIIGAVAIFQDRTEAAKLAEELTGVKNFVDGLRVQNHEHMNKLHTIAGLIQLGKPDQALDLAFQTTEEQEHVMDFLHRVIQHDAVAGLLMSKIRRGKELGIKVEVDEHSCLRDFPERLDQHDMTKLLGNLIENAFASYDTVERNTKRISISIDQTEDVLAMLIEDNGSGIEEEMIPYIFDKGFTYGKEGGTGYGLYIVKTIIDKGMGNVEVTSSIGIGTTFSIEFPMTIEERDR, encoded by the coding sequence ATGATGAGAAATCGATTGAAATTACAACAATTATCTATTAGATGGAAGCTCACCATCCTCACATATTTCGTTGTCATTTTCGCCCTTTTAATCGGAGGAATTGTCCTTGTTGGGGGAATCCAGCAAACAGAGGAACGAGAGCTTCGAAAAAGGCTCATGAACACGGCGAGAACAGTGGCTGAGATGAATGAGGTGAAGCAGGCGTTAGCTGATCAAACAAAGGAACGTAACCGATTACAGCATGCCATCGAAGAGATTCGGATTATTCAAGACGCTGACTACATTGTCGTCATGGATATGGATCATGTGAGATTAACGCATCCGGTAAAAACAAGGATTGGTCAGCGCTCGGAGGGGACAGATGAAGAGCCTGCTTTTGCAGAGCATATTTATTTCTCAGAAGCAGAGGGAGAGCTTGGGACAGCCATCAGAGCCTTTTATCCAGTGAAGGATGATCAATTTAATCAAACAGGGGTTGTCCTTGTAGGGAGAACGCTGCCAAGTATGATCGATATATTAGGAGAAATGAAGCGGGATATCCTCATGATCCTTCTGCTGACGCTCAGCTTTGGGCTTGTAGGCTCATTTTTGCTCGCCCGTCATATTAAACAGCAAATGTTTAAGCTGGAGCCGCATGAGATTGTCAGAATGCTAGAGGAGCGCACCGCAACCTTTCACTCTATTAATGAAGGGGTCATCGCCATTGACAATCAGCACATGATCACCATTTTTAATGAAAAGGCGAAGCAAATTTTTGGTGTGACAGGGGATGTCGTAGGCCGGAATATTTGGGATGTGCTGTCTGACACAAGACTCCCTGAGATCATTGATCGCGCTGAACCCGTTTACAATGAAGAAATTCATATGAGCGGAAAGCGGATTATGAGCAGCCGGATTCCGATTGTCATGAAAAAGAAAATTATCGGAGCGGTCGCCATTTTTCAGGACCGGACAGAAGCGGCAAAATTGGCAGAGGAGTTAACCGGAGTCAAGAACTTTGTTGACGGTCTGCGGGTGCAAAACCATGAGCATATGAACAAGCTTCATACGATTGCCGGGCTGATTCAGCTTGGTAAACCCGATCAGGCGCTCGATCTAGCCTTTCAAACGACGGAAGAACAGGAACATGTGATGGACTTTCTTCACCGCGTCATTCAGCATGATGCCGTTGCGGGATTATTGATGAGCAAAATCAGAAGGGGCAAGGAGCTAGGCATAAAGGTCGAAGTAGACGAACATAGCTGTCTGCGTGATTTCCCTGAGCGTTTAGATCAGCATGATATGACGAAGCTGCTTGGCAATCTGATCGAGAACGCCTTTGCCTCGTATGATACTGTAGAAAGAAACACAAAACGCATTTCTATTAGTATTGATCAAACCGAGGATGTCCTCGCGATGTTAATTGAAGACAATGGCTCCGGGATTGAAGAGGAAATGATTCCTTATATTTTCGATAAAGGTTTCACATATGGCAAAGAAGGCGGAACAGGCTATGGTCTGTATATTGTAAAAACGATTATCGATAAAGGAATGGGAAATGTAGAAGTCACATCAAGCATCGGCATTGGTACCACCTTCTCAATCGAATTCCCAATGACAATAGAGGAGAGAGACAGATGA
- a CDS encoding response regulator, which produces MTQIKVILIEDDPMVQEVNKEFIKSVPGFQVAAVAGNGEQGIQLIKEIRPDLVVLDVYMPKKDGVKTLQDIRKQKIQVDVIVISAAKDKETIGIMLQNGARDYIIKPFKFERMKESLENYKAFKSKIRTAAEFSQEMLDDIIRKPAVKQEDTWLPKGLNVHTMNEIKAYMGLQEGPQSAEEVANALGIARVTARRYLDFLVKEGELKLDMQYGGVGRPVNKYIVHSD; this is translated from the coding sequence ATGACTCAGATTAAGGTGATATTAATTGAAGATGACCCGATGGTGCAAGAAGTGAATAAAGAGTTCATTAAGAGTGTTCCTGGCTTTCAAGTTGCGGCAGTCGCAGGTAATGGGGAGCAGGGCATCCAGCTGATCAAAGAAATTCGTCCAGACCTTGTTGTCCTCGATGTATATATGCCAAAAAAAGATGGCGTGAAGACGCTTCAAGACATTAGAAAGCAAAAGATACAGGTGGATGTGATCGTTATTTCTGCGGCAAAGGACAAAGAGACCATTGGCATCATGCTTCAAAATGGTGCACGAGATTATATCATCAAGCCGTTTAAGTTCGAACGTATGAAAGAATCACTTGAAAACTATAAAGCGTTTAAATCTAAAATTCGCACAGCAGCAGAATTTTCTCAGGAGATGCTGGATGATATCATACGAAAGCCTGCTGTTAAGCAGGAGGATACTTGGCTCCCTAAGGGGCTGAATGTGCATACGATGAATGAAATTAAAGCCTATATGGGCTTGCAGGAAGGCCCGCAGTCTGCAGAGGAAGTTGCCAATGCACTCGGCATTGCCCGTGTCACGGCACGCCGGTATTTAGACTTCTTAGTGAAAGAAGGCGAGCTGAAATTAGATATGCAATATGGCGGGGTTGGCCGGCCTGTCAATAAATATATCGTACATTCTGACTAA
- the dctP gene encoding C4-dicarboxylate transporter DctP, which yields MKRLLKNLTFQVIAAVIIGIIVGMVWPNVGKEMKPLGDTFINAVKMVIAPIIFLTIVLGIAKMGDMKKVGKVGGKAFIYFEVVTTLALVIGLFVVNIMKPGAGLDYSKLEKGDVSQYTQNGGQGIDWMEFVTHIVPSNMVDAFAKGDILQVLFFSILFGVALAALGEKGKGIIEWLDKLSLVFFKIIGYIMRAAPLGAFGAMAYTIGHFGLASIKPLASLMLSVYMTMFLFIFVVLNIICKMYGFSLFGYLRFIKDEILIVLGTSSSESVLPRMMDKMERYGCSKSVVGLVIPTGYSFNLDGTSIYLSMAVVFLAQVFGVDLSIGQQITIILVLMLTSKGAAGVTGSGFIVLASTLAALQVIPLEGLALLLGVDRFMSEGRAITNLIGNGIATIVVAKSEGEFDEAKSKTALQEMRNMKQAV from the coding sequence ATGAAGAGGCTTTTGAAGAACCTGACATTTCAGGTGATTGCAGCTGTCATTATCGGAATCATTGTCGGGATGGTTTGGCCAAACGTCGGAAAAGAAATGAAGCCGCTTGGTGACACCTTTATCAATGCCGTTAAAATGGTCATCGCGCCAATCATTTTCTTAACCATTGTTCTTGGTATTGCCAAGATGGGGGATATGAAAAAGGTTGGAAAAGTTGGGGGAAAAGCATTTATTTATTTTGAAGTCGTCACGACGCTTGCTTTGGTCATCGGTCTTTTTGTGGTAAATATCATGAAGCCAGGTGCAGGTCTGGACTATAGCAAGCTTGAAAAAGGGGACGTTTCACAGTATACCCAAAATGGGGGACAGGGTATCGACTGGATGGAATTTGTCACACACATCGTGCCTTCTAACATGGTAGACGCCTTTGCGAAGGGTGATATTTTACAGGTCTTATTCTTCTCTATTTTATTCGGTGTTGCGCTTGCTGCACTTGGCGAGAAGGGGAAAGGAATCATTGAGTGGCTTGATAAGCTGTCACTTGTTTTCTTTAAAATCATTGGATATATCATGCGTGCTGCGCCGCTCGGTGCATTTGGGGCAATGGCTTATACGATCGGACACTTTGGTTTGGCATCGATTAAACCGCTCGCAAGTCTGATGCTCTCCGTTTATATGACCATGTTCCTGTTCATCTTCGTTGTGCTGAACATCATTTGTAAAATGTATGGCTTCAGCCTGTTCGGTTACCTGCGATTTATCAAGGATGAAATTTTAATTGTTCTTGGCACAAGCTCATCAGAATCCGTGCTGCCAAGAATGATGGATAAAATGGAACGCTACGGGTGCTCTAAGTCTGTGGTTGGTCTTGTCATCCCAACAGGGTATTCCTTTAACTTAGATGGAACCTCGATCTACTTATCGATGGCTGTGGTCTTCTTGGCACAAGTGTTTGGTGTAGACTTGTCCATCGGTCAGCAGATCACCATCATCCTTGTCCTAATGCTCACATCAAAGGGAGCGGCTGGGGTGACAGGAAGCGGATTTATCGTGCTGGCTTCTACACTCGCTGCACTACAGGTCATTCCGCTGGAGGGGCTTGCACTGCTGCTTGGGGTAGATCGATTCATGAGCGAAGGAAGGGCCATTACAAATCTTATTGGAAATGGAATTGCAACAATCGTTGTTGCGAAAAGTGAAGGTGAATTTGACGAAGCGAAGAGCAAAACAGCACTTCAAGAAATGCGCAATATGAAGCAGGCTGTATAG
- a CDS encoding AI-2E family transporter, with the protein MAAFFKLFEKPGVKRFSVFVVLATALYLLRGMMNLILLTFIFTFLMNRLEEVIRGFLSHFLKIGQKSVITILYILLAGGLTFGGFVFVPIIAKQVEQLFHLGKKIADHPQDLPFFDVITNVFGDFKISAYFEKGFNFLYTYLTDFSTFSIQVIMSLILSMFFLFEKERLIQFMNKFKTSKISVFYHEIAFFGRKFSRTFGKVLEAQFIIATVNCVLTTIALGIMGFPQLFGLAVMVFLLGLIPVAGVVISLIPLSIIAYTLGGGMYVLYIVLVIVIIHAIEAYFLNPKLMSAKTELPIFFTFIVLIFSEHYIGIWGLIIGIPIFVFILDILEVTNKEESS; encoded by the coding sequence ATGGCGGCATTTTTTAAATTGTTCGAAAAACCCGGTGTTAAGCGGTTTTCTGTATTTGTAGTATTAGCCACAGCCTTATATCTATTAAGAGGAATGATGAATTTAATTCTCTTGACCTTCATATTCACCTTTTTGATGAATCGGTTAGAAGAGGTCATTAGAGGTTTTTTAAGTCACTTCCTGAAAATAGGACAGAAATCGGTTATCACCATTTTGTATATTCTTTTGGCTGGTGGATTGACGTTTGGCGGATTCGTGTTTGTGCCAATTATCGCCAAACAGGTGGAGCAGCTATTTCATTTAGGAAAGAAAATTGCAGATCATCCACAAGATTTACCCTTCTTTGATGTCATCACCAACGTATTCGGAGATTTTAAAATATCAGCTTACTTTGAGAAAGGGTTTAATTTCCTCTATACATACTTAACAGATTTCAGCACGTTCAGTATCCAGGTCATTATGTCCTTAATATTAAGCATGTTCTTCCTGTTCGAAAAGGAACGCCTCATTCAATTCATGAACAAGTTCAAAACGAGTAAAATCTCTGTGTTCTATCATGAAATAGCCTTCTTTGGACGTAAATTTTCCAGAACGTTTGGAAAGGTACTCGAAGCACAGTTTATTATTGCAACCGTTAACTGTGTCTTAACAACCATTGCGCTAGGCATTATGGGATTCCCGCAATTATTTGGATTAGCGGTCATGGTCTTTTTGCTAGGCTTAATCCCAGTAGCGGGTGTGGTCATCTCACTTATTCCACTCAGCATCATTGCGTATACCCTTGGAGGCGGCATGTATGTCCTTTATATTGTGCTGGTGATCGTCATCATCCATGCCATTGAAGCCTACTTCTTAAACCCGAAACTCATGTCAGCAAAAACAGAACTCCCTATTTTCTTCACATTTATTGTGCTGATCTTCTCTGAACACTACATCGGGATTTGGGGACTCATTATTGGTATACCAATCTTTGTGTTTATCCTAGATATTTTGGAGGTCACCAACAAGGAGGAAAGTAGTTAA
- a CDS encoding dicarboxylate/amino acid:cation symporter — translation MKLATKIIIALFVGAITGLLLNIFAPNVFKVLDPYLFTPLGQIFLNLIKMLVVPIVFFSITLGVAGLGDPKKLGRIGAKTITYFLLTTTFAIIIGISLALLIKPGAFGNFDTKAADYSAEEAPSMAETLLNIIPTNPVQSLVEGNMLQIIVFCVFLGLGIAMLGKKTEGLLKLFEQGNELMMFLVGIVMKFAPYGTFGLIATAIGSQGFDAMKAMGLYFSVVLVALVLHFFLTYGSTVAILAKRNPMAFFKGFSPAMVVAFSTSSSNAVLPVSMETAQKRLKVPEPISSFVQPLGATINMDGTAIMQGVATIFIAQVYGVELTLVQMLTVVLTAVLASIGTAGVPGVGLIMLAMVLNSVNLPVEGIALILGIDRLLDMARTVVNITGDAACAVIVTETEKKHEKDAASPNLSM, via the coding sequence TTGAAGCTAGCGACGAAAATTATTATTGCCTTGTTTGTAGGTGCAATCACAGGACTACTGCTCAACATTTTTGCTCCGAATGTATTCAAAGTGTTAGACCCTTATCTATTTACGCCTCTAGGTCAAATCTTCTTAAACTTGATTAAAATGTTAGTAGTGCCGATCGTATTCTTTTCCATCACACTAGGTGTAGCAGGTCTAGGTGATCCGAAAAAGCTTGGCAGAATCGGCGCAAAAACCATTACTTATTTTCTACTTACTACTACTTTTGCCATCATCATTGGCATTTCATTGGCCTTATTGATCAAGCCGGGAGCATTCGGTAATTTTGATACGAAAGCGGCTGATTATTCCGCAGAGGAAGCCCCATCAATGGCAGAAACACTACTCAACATCATTCCAACCAATCCAGTCCAATCTTTAGTTGAAGGGAACATGCTTCAAATCATCGTCTTTTGTGTGTTTTTAGGCCTTGGCATTGCCATGCTTGGGAAGAAGACGGAAGGTTTGCTAAAGCTGTTTGAACAAGGAAATGAATTAATGATGTTTCTTGTCGGCATAGTGATGAAGTTCGCACCGTACGGAACATTCGGTTTGATCGCAACCGCAATTGGCAGCCAGGGATTTGATGCGATGAAAGCGATGGGCCTCTATTTCTCGGTCGTATTAGTTGCGCTCGTGCTGCATTTCTTCCTGACTTATGGGTCAACTGTCGCCATTTTAGCGAAGCGAAATCCGATGGCGTTTTTCAAAGGATTTTCTCCAGCAATGGTTGTCGCATTTAGTACATCAAGCAGTAACGCAGTCCTGCCAGTCTCAATGGAAACAGCCCAGAAACGTTTGAAGGTGCCAGAGCCGATTTCAAGCTTTGTACAGCCGCTTGGTGCAACCATTAATATGGACGGCACAGCGATTATGCAAGGGGTCGCGACCATTTTTATCGCACAAGTATATGGAGTTGAACTGACGCTTGTCCAAATGCTGACGGTTGTCTTAACGGCTGTCTTAGCAAGTATCGGCACAGCGGGTGTGCCAGGAGTTGGGCTCATCATGCTCGCTATGGTACTGAACTCTGTGAATCTGCCTGTTGAAGGCATTGCGCTCATCCTTGGCATAGACCGCTTATTAGATATGGCAAGAACCGTTGTCAATATTACAGGTGACGCCGCATGTGCGGTGATTGTGACAGAAACGGAGAAAAAACACGAGAAAGACGCAGCATCACCGAACCTATCCATGTAA
- a CDS encoding ABC transporter ATP-binding protein: protein MQSAVLKVEKVDKRIGRKMILQDISIEIGRGEIVGLLGPNGSGKTTLIRLIVGLMKKNNGRIMINGYSQDEDFLHAMSSVGAIIENPEFYSYLTGFENLELYAAMHDGVTEERMQEVVKRVRLEHAIHQKVKTYSLGMKQRLGIAQAILHQPNLLILDEPTNGLDPAGMKEFREHLQMLVREEGTSVLFATHLLHEVEELCDRMIIIQKGQIKASAKLRDMEGKEQILMNIQPVEKAVSWLDTQAYTYERNGARVLLQLNKEQVPELNKQLVLAGFDVLEMTPQKPSIEEAFMKWTEGGTADASTHQE, encoded by the coding sequence TTGCAGTCTGCTGTTCTAAAAGTAGAGAAAGTCGATAAACGAATTGGCCGGAAAATGATCTTACAAGATATATCTATAGAAATAGGGAGAGGAGAAATCGTCGGCTTACTAGGACCAAATGGGTCTGGAAAAACAACCTTGATTCGCTTGATCGTTGGTTTGATGAAAAAAAACAATGGCCGAATCATGATCAATGGATATTCACAGGATGAGGATTTTCTACACGCAATGTCATCTGTTGGTGCGATCATAGAAAATCCCGAATTTTATTCTTATTTAACAGGTTTTGAAAACCTTGAACTATATGCGGCGATGCACGATGGAGTGACGGAAGAACGCATGCAGGAAGTGGTGAAAAGAGTTCGTCTGGAGCACGCCATTCATCAGAAGGTGAAGACGTATTCACTGGGGATGAAACAAAGGCTTGGGATTGCACAAGCCATATTACATCAGCCGAACCTGCTGATTTTAGACGAACCGACAAATGGACTTGATCCTGCAGGTATGAAGGAATTCAGGGAGCACTTGCAAATGCTCGTACGAGAAGAAGGAACGTCCGTGTTATTTGCCACACATTTATTGCATGAGGTAGAAGAGCTATGTGACCGCATGATCATCATTCAAAAAGGACAGATCAAAGCCAGTGCGAAGCTCCGGGACATGGAGGGGAAAGAACAGATACTCATGAATATTCAGCCAGTGGAAAAGGCGGTTTCGTGGCTCGACACGCAGGCCTATACATATGAACGAAATGGAGCGCGTGTATTACTTCAATTGAACAAAGAACAAGTGCCTGAGCTGAACAAACAGCTTGTTCTGGCTGGGTTTGATGTACTTGAAATGACGCCTCAAAAGCCATCAATTGAAGAGGCATTTATGAAATGGACGGAAGGCGGGACGGCAGATGCTTCAACTCATCAAGAATGA
- a CDS encoding ABC transporter permease, giving the protein MLQLIKNEHKKIMRKKITFIALGLIVVFQLAMALALKRVISSFGGQDTVANYFAYSTNVVFILQVLAVVIGATLISTEFQKRTIKFLLIRPKTRLQIFLSKYITLVLTVIYLFVFYYVLAFLFGLIFFGTEFDESTGRLFQHTFAVIGSQWVEVMMMASFAFMCSSLFRNSLVALVTSFFVLYAAKSLVPIMSLLENQWGKILLFANTDFTQYSFQGPPPFHGMSPLFSLFMVGAHFVFFVGTAWILFWKRDVNV; this is encoded by the coding sequence ATGCTTCAACTCATCAAGAATGAGCATAAGAAAATTATGAGGAAAAAGATCACATTCATTGCACTTGGATTGATCGTTGTTTTTCAATTGGCGATGGCTCTAGCGTTGAAACGAGTCATTTCCAGCTTTGGTGGACAAGACACTGTCGCCAATTATTTTGCTTATTCCACGAACGTCGTGTTTATTTTACAGGTGCTCGCTGTTGTCATTGGCGCAACCTTGATCTCAACAGAGTTTCAAAAAAGGACGATCAAGTTTTTATTGATCCGGCCCAAAACAAGGCTGCAAATTTTTCTGTCAAAATACATCACACTTGTGCTGACAGTCATATATTTGTTTGTTTTTTATTATGTATTAGCTTTCTTATTTGGCCTTATTTTCTTTGGTACTGAATTTGATGAAAGTACGGGACGATTATTTCAGCATACGTTTGCTGTTATCGGATCTCAGTGGGTGGAAGTGATGATGATGGCAAGCTTCGCTTTTATGTGTTCCAGCTTGTTTAGGAACAGCCTCGTTGCGCTTGTGACCTCGTTTTTTGTTTTATATGCGGCGAAATCACTTGTGCCTATTATGTCTCTTTTAGAAAATCAGTGGGGGAAAATCCTGCTTTTTGCTAATACGGACTTTACTCAGTACAGCTTTCAAGGACCGCCGCCCTTCCATGGCATGAGCCCTTTGTTTTCTCTATTTATGGTGGGGGCGCATTTTGTTTTCTTTGTTGGTACGGCTTGGATTCTTTTTTGGAAACGTGATGTAAATGTGTAA
- the fbpB gene encoding Fur-regulated basic protein FbpB, translating to MSKKKIKTYQQLIEENKKAIMRDPKMMESIYETIDKKHQKQLAAAGRES from the coding sequence ATGTCTAAGAAGAAAATCAAAACATATCAGCAATTGATTGAAGAGAACAAGAAGGCCATCATGCGCGACCCTAAAATGATGGAAAGTATATACGAAACAATCGACAAAAAGCATCAGAAGCAGCTTGCAGCTGCTGGACGTGAATCATAA
- a CDS encoding thioredoxin family protein, whose protein sequence is MKKITSTEQFNEIIQSDKEVIVKFFATWCPDCTRMDMFIPDILEAYAHHEWFEINKDDFPELAETYQVMGIPSLLIFKNGEKTGHLHSANAKSPEEVTEFLQGHVS, encoded by the coding sequence TTGAAAAAAATCACAAGTACTGAACAATTCAATGAAATCATTCAATCTGACAAAGAAGTCATCGTTAAATTCTTTGCAACATGGTGTCCTGACTGTACAAGAATGGACATGTTCATTCCAGACATCTTAGAGGCTTATGCTCACCATGAATGGTTTGAAATAAACAAAGATGATTTCCCTGAATTAGCAGAAACGTATCAGGTCATGGGTATTCCAAGCCTGTTAATTTTCAAAAATGGCGAAAAAACAGGTCATTTACACAGCGCAAACGCAAAATCACCTGAAGAAGTGACAGAGTTTCTTCAAGGGCACGTTTCTTAA
- a CDS encoding D-alanine--D-alanine ligase — MKISLGLIYGGKSAEHNVSLQTALAVTKALNTEKFDIHPIYITEEGEWLRGEKLTEPVSNVKMLQFEQNAKTFLPTSLNESMFPQPASADEKIDVVFPLLHGPNGEDGTMQGLLELLNIPYVGNGVLASAAGMDKVMMKDVFAQAGLAQAKHLSFNKKDYEKATPDSLEQVEQILGYPCFVKPANMGSSVGISKCRSKEELQTAFGLAFQYDRRVVVEEGVVGREIEIGVLGNDEPKCSVVGEIAPKTDFYDYKAKYEDGDTDLIIPASVSEDEYKTIHDMAIKAFKALDGSGLVRADFFLTEEGEVLINEVNTMPGFTPFSMFPLLWKHTGVEYPELIEKLVSLAIERHQEKQTIKTTF, encoded by the coding sequence TTGAAAATAAGTTTAGGATTGATTTACGGCGGAAAGTCAGCCGAACATAATGTATCACTGCAAACAGCCCTTGCAGTTACAAAAGCACTTAACACTGAGAAGTTCGATATACATCCAATTTATATTACAGAAGAGGGCGAATGGCTAAGAGGAGAAAAACTCACTGAACCAGTTTCAAACGTCAAAATGCTTCAATTTGAACAGAACGCAAAGACGTTTTTACCAACTTCTTTAAATGAAAGCATGTTCCCGCAGCCTGCATCTGCTGATGAGAAGATTGATGTTGTCTTCCCATTGCTGCACGGGCCAAATGGTGAAGATGGAACGATGCAAGGATTACTTGAACTGCTAAATATCCCGTATGTCGGCAACGGTGTTCTTGCTTCTGCAGCGGGTATGGATAAAGTCATGATGAAAGATGTTTTTGCTCAAGCAGGACTTGCACAAGCAAAGCACCTTTCCTTCAATAAAAAAGACTATGAAAAGGCCACACCAGACAGCTTAGAACAGGTGGAACAAATACTTGGCTATCCATGCTTTGTGAAACCTGCCAACATGGGGTCAAGTGTTGGAATTAGCAAATGCCGCAGCAAAGAAGAGCTGCAAACCGCATTCGGCTTGGCTTTCCAATATGATCGTCGTGTGGTCGTCGAAGAAGGCGTCGTTGGAAGAGAAATCGAAATTGGTGTATTAGGAAATGACGAGCCGAAATGCTCTGTCGTTGGTGAAATTGCACCTAAAACAGATTTTTATGACTACAAAGCAAAATATGAAGATGGCGATACAGATTTGATCATTCCTGCAAGTGTGTCAGAGGATGAATACAAGACGATTCATGATATGGCGATTAAGGCATTTAAAGCCCTCGATGGATCTGGTCTTGTACGTGCAGACTTCTTCCTCACAGAAGAAGGTGAAGTGCTGATCAATGAAGTGAATACAATGCCTGGATTCACACCATTTAGTATGTTCCCGCTGCTTTGGAAACACACTGGTGTAGAGTATCCAGAGCTGATTGAAAAGCTAGTGTCACTTGCAATTGAACGCCATCAAGAAAAACAAACCATTAAAACGACTTTTTAA